Proteins encoded in a region of the Hippopotamus amphibius kiboko isolate mHipAmp2 chromosome 11, mHipAmp2.hap2, whole genome shotgun sequence genome:
- the DDR1 gene encoding epithelial discoidin domain-containing receptor 1 isoform X1, with the protein MGLPRCCPHPHRPKGSGAMGPGALSFLLLLLLLLVETGDADMKGHFDPAKCRYALGMQDRTIPDGDISASSSWSDSTAARHSRLESSDGDGAWCPAGPVFPKEEEYLQVDLRRLHLVALVGTQGRHAGGLGKEFSPSYRLRYSRDGHRWMDWRDRWGQEVILGNEDPGGVVLKDLGPPMVARLVRFYPRADRVMSVCLRVELYGCLWKDGLLSYTAPVGQTMYLSEAVHLNDSTYDGHTTHTVGGLQYGGLGQLADGVVGLDDFRKSQELRVWPGYDYVGWSNHSFPSGYVEMEFEFDRLRAFQAMQVHCNNMHTLGARLPGGVECRFKRGPAMAWEGEPVRHALGGSLGDPRARTVSVPLGGRVGRFLQCRFLFAGPWLLFSEISFISDVVNDSSLALGGTFAPAPWWPPGPPPTNFSSLELEPRGQQPVAKAEGSPTAILIGCLVAIILLLLLIIALMLWRLHWRRLLSKAERRVLEEELTVHLSVPGDTILINNRPGPREPPPYQEPRPRGNPPHSAPSVPNGSALLLSNPAYRLLLATYARPPRGPGPPTPAWAKPTNTQACSGDYMEPEKPGAPLLPPPPQNSVPHYAEADIVTLQGVTGGNTYAVPALPPGAAGDGPPRVDFPRSRLRFKEKLGEGQFGEVHLCEVENPQDLVSLDFPLHVRKGHPLLVAVKILRPDATKNARNDFLKEVKIMSRLKDPNIIRLLGVCVQDDPLCMITDYMENGDLNQFLSAHQLEDKAVEGAGDGEAPQGPTISYPLLLHVAAQIASGMRYLATLNFVHRDLATRNCLVGENFTIKIADFGMSRNLYAGDYYRVQGRAVLPIRWMAWECILMGKFTTASDVWAFGVTLWEVLMLCRAQPFGQLTDEQVIENAGEFFRDQGRQVYLSRPPACPLGLYELMLQCWSREPEQRPPFSQLHRFLAEDALNTV; encoded by the exons ATGGGACTGCCT AgatgctgcccccacccccataggCCCAAGGGATCAGGAGCAATGGGGCCAGGGGCCCTCTCAtttctactgctgctgctgctgctcttggTGGAAACTGGAGATGCTGACATGAAGGGACATTTTGACCCTG CCAAGTGCCGCTATGCCCTCGGCATGCAGGACCGGACCATCCCAGATGGTGATATCTCTGCCTCCAGCTCCTGGTCAGACTCCACTGCTGCTCGCCACAGCAG GCTGGAAAGCAGCGATGGAGATGGGGCGTGGTGCCCTGCAGGGCCGGTGTTTCCCAAGGAGGAGGAGTACCTGCAGGTGGACCTGCGACGGCTGCACCTGGTGGCACTGGTGGGCACCCAGGGGCGgcacgcagggggcctgggcaaGGAGTTCTCCCCCAGCTACCGGCTGCGTTACTCTCGGGATGGCCACCGCTGGATGGACTGGAGGGACCGCTGGGGCCAGGAG GTGATCTTAGGTAATGAGGATCCTGGGGGAGTGGTGCTGAAAGACCTTGGGCCCCCCATGGTGGCCCGACTGGTTCGCTTCTATCCCCGGGCGGACCGGGTCATGAGCGTCTGTCTGCGAGTGGAGCTCTACGGCTGCCTCTGGAAGG ATGGACTCCTGTCTTACACGGCCCCTGTGGGGCAGACGATGTACTTATCTGAGGCCGTGCACCTCAACGACTCCACCTACGATGGACACACCACGCACACCGTTGGCGG GCTGCAGTACGGAGGTCTGGGCCAGCTGGCAGATGGCGTGGTGGGGCTGGATGACTTCAGGAAGAGCCAGGAGCTACGAGTCTGGCCGGGCTATGACTATGTGGGATGGAGCAATCACAGCTTCCCCAGCGGCTACGTGGAGATGGAGTTTGAGTTTGACCGGCTGAGGGCCTTCCAGGCCATGCAG gtccaCTGTAACAACATGCACACGCTGGGAGCCCGCTTGCCTGGCGGGGTGGAGTGTCGCTTCAAGAGGGGCCCTGCCATGGCCTGGGAGGGGGAGCCTGTGCGCCATGCTCTGGGGGGAAGCCTGGGGGACCCCAGAGCCCGGACTGTGTCAGTGCCCCTGGGCGGCCGCGTGGGCCGCTTTCTGCAGTGCCGCTTCCTCTTTGCTGGGCCGTGGTTACTCTTCAGCGAAATTTCCTTCATCTCTG atGTTGTAAATGACTCCTCCCTGGCTTTGGGGGGCACCTTTGCACCAGCCCCCTGGTGGCCACCCGGCCCACCTCCCACCAACTTCAGCAGCTTGG AGCTGGAGCCCAGGGGCCAGCAGCCCGTGGCCAAGGCCGAGGGGAGCCCGACCGCCATCCTCATCGGCTGCCTGGTGGCCAtcatcctgctgctgctgctcatcATCGCCCTCATGCTGTGGCGGCTGCACTGGCGCCGGCTCCTCAGCAAG GCCGAGCGTCGGGTGTTAGAAGAAGAGCTGACGGTTCATCTCTCTGTCCCTGGGGATACCATCCTCATCAACAATCGCCCAGGCCCTCGAGAACCACCCCCTTACCAGGAGCCCCGGCCTCGTGGGAATCCACCCCACTCTGCTCCTAGTGTCCCCAATGGCTCTG CGTTGCTGCTCTCCAATCCAGCCTACCGTCTCCTTCTGGCCACTTACGCCCGCCCCCCTCGAGGCCCGGGCCCCCCCACACCCGCCTGGGCCAAACCCACCAACACCCAGG CCTGCAGTGGGGACTATATGGAGCCTGAGAAGCCAGGTGCCCCGcttctgcccccacctccccagaacAGCGTCCCCCACTATGCCGAGGCTGACATTGTCACCCTGCAGGGTGTCACTGGAGGCAACACCTATGCTGTGCCTGCACTGCCCCCAGGGGCGGCTGGGGATGGGCCCCCCAGAGTGGATTTCCCTCGGTCGAGGCTCCGCTTCAAGGAGAAGCTTGGCGAGGGCCAGTTTGGGGAG GTGCACCTGTGTGAGGTGGAGAACCCTCAAGATCTGGTCAGTCTTGATTTCCCCCTCCATGTGCGCAAAGGACACCCTTTGCTGGTCGCTGTCAAGATCCTACGGCCAGATGCCACCAAGAATGCCAG GAATGATTTCCTGAAGGAGGTGAAGATCATGTCGAGGCTGAAGGACCCAAACATCATCCGGCTCCTGGGCGTGTGTGTGCAGGATGACCCCCTCTGCATGATAACCGACTACATGGAGAATGGTGACCTCAACCAGTTCCTCAGTGCCCACCAGCTAGAGGACAAGGCGGTGGAGGGGGCTGGAGATGGGGAGGCGCCCCAGGGGCCCACCATCAG CTACCCTCTGCTGCTGCATGTGGCGGCCCAGATTGCCTCGGGCATGCGGTATCTGGCCACACTCAACTTTGTGCATCGGGACTTGGCCACAAGGAACTGCCTGGTTGGGGAAAATTTCACCATCAAAATCGCCGACTTTGGCATGAGCCGTAACCTTTACGCCGGGGACTATTACCGCGTGCAGGGCCGGGCGGTGCTGCCCATCCGGTGGATGGCCTGGGAGTGCATCCTCATG GGAAAGTTCACGACTGCCAGTGATGTGTGGGCCTTTGGGGTGACCCTGTGGGAGGTACTGATGCTCTGCAGGGCCCAGCCCTTTGGGCAGCTCACCGATGAGCAAGTCATCGAGAATGCGGGGGAgttcttccgggaccagggccgGCAG GTGTACCTGTCTCGGCCCCCGGCCTGCCCGCTGGGCCTGTATGAGCTGATGCTTCAGTGCTGGAGCCGGGAGCCTGAGCAGCGACCACCCTTTTCCCAGCTGCATCGATTCCTTGCAGAAGATGCACTCAACACAGTGTGA
- the DDR1 gene encoding epithelial discoidin domain-containing receptor 1 isoform X2 produces MGLPRCCPHPHRPKGSGAMGPGALSFLLLLLLLLVETGDADMKGHFDPAKCRYALGMQDRTIPDGDISASSSWSDSTAARHSRLESSDGDGAWCPAGPVFPKEEEYLQVDLRRLHLVALVGTQGRHAGGLGKEFSPSYRLRYSRDGHRWMDWRDRWGQEVILGNEDPGGVVLKDLGPPMVARLVRFYPRADRVMSVCLRVELYGCLWKDGLLSYTAPVGQTMYLSEAVHLNDSTYDGHTTHTVGGLQYGGLGQLADGVVGLDDFRKSQELRVWPGYDYVGWSNHSFPSGYVEMEFEFDRLRAFQAMQVHCNNMHTLGARLPGGVECRFKRGPAMAWEGEPVRHALGGSLGDPRARTVSVPLGGRVGRFLQCRFLFAGPWLLFSEISFISDVVNDSSLALGGTFAPAPWWPPGPPPTNFSSLELEPRGQQPVAKAEGSPTAILIGCLVAIILLLLLIIALMLWRLHWRRLLSKAERRVLEEELTVHLSVPGDTILINNRPGPREPPPYQEPRPRGNPPHSAPSVPNGSACSGDYMEPEKPGAPLLPPPPQNSVPHYAEADIVTLQGVTGGNTYAVPALPPGAAGDGPPRVDFPRSRLRFKEKLGEGQFGEVHLCEVENPQDLVSLDFPLHVRKGHPLLVAVKILRPDATKNARNDFLKEVKIMSRLKDPNIIRLLGVCVQDDPLCMITDYMENGDLNQFLSAHQLEDKAVEGAGDGEAPQGPTISYPLLLHVAAQIASGMRYLATLNFVHRDLATRNCLVGENFTIKIADFGMSRNLYAGDYYRVQGRAVLPIRWMAWECILMGKFTTASDVWAFGVTLWEVLMLCRAQPFGQLTDEQVIENAGEFFRDQGRQVYLSRPPACPLGLYELMLQCWSREPEQRPPFSQLHRFLAEDALNTV; encoded by the exons ATGGGACTGCCT AgatgctgcccccacccccataggCCCAAGGGATCAGGAGCAATGGGGCCAGGGGCCCTCTCAtttctactgctgctgctgctgctcttggTGGAAACTGGAGATGCTGACATGAAGGGACATTTTGACCCTG CCAAGTGCCGCTATGCCCTCGGCATGCAGGACCGGACCATCCCAGATGGTGATATCTCTGCCTCCAGCTCCTGGTCAGACTCCACTGCTGCTCGCCACAGCAG GCTGGAAAGCAGCGATGGAGATGGGGCGTGGTGCCCTGCAGGGCCGGTGTTTCCCAAGGAGGAGGAGTACCTGCAGGTGGACCTGCGACGGCTGCACCTGGTGGCACTGGTGGGCACCCAGGGGCGgcacgcagggggcctgggcaaGGAGTTCTCCCCCAGCTACCGGCTGCGTTACTCTCGGGATGGCCACCGCTGGATGGACTGGAGGGACCGCTGGGGCCAGGAG GTGATCTTAGGTAATGAGGATCCTGGGGGAGTGGTGCTGAAAGACCTTGGGCCCCCCATGGTGGCCCGACTGGTTCGCTTCTATCCCCGGGCGGACCGGGTCATGAGCGTCTGTCTGCGAGTGGAGCTCTACGGCTGCCTCTGGAAGG ATGGACTCCTGTCTTACACGGCCCCTGTGGGGCAGACGATGTACTTATCTGAGGCCGTGCACCTCAACGACTCCACCTACGATGGACACACCACGCACACCGTTGGCGG GCTGCAGTACGGAGGTCTGGGCCAGCTGGCAGATGGCGTGGTGGGGCTGGATGACTTCAGGAAGAGCCAGGAGCTACGAGTCTGGCCGGGCTATGACTATGTGGGATGGAGCAATCACAGCTTCCCCAGCGGCTACGTGGAGATGGAGTTTGAGTTTGACCGGCTGAGGGCCTTCCAGGCCATGCAG gtccaCTGTAACAACATGCACACGCTGGGAGCCCGCTTGCCTGGCGGGGTGGAGTGTCGCTTCAAGAGGGGCCCTGCCATGGCCTGGGAGGGGGAGCCTGTGCGCCATGCTCTGGGGGGAAGCCTGGGGGACCCCAGAGCCCGGACTGTGTCAGTGCCCCTGGGCGGCCGCGTGGGCCGCTTTCTGCAGTGCCGCTTCCTCTTTGCTGGGCCGTGGTTACTCTTCAGCGAAATTTCCTTCATCTCTG atGTTGTAAATGACTCCTCCCTGGCTTTGGGGGGCACCTTTGCACCAGCCCCCTGGTGGCCACCCGGCCCACCTCCCACCAACTTCAGCAGCTTGG AGCTGGAGCCCAGGGGCCAGCAGCCCGTGGCCAAGGCCGAGGGGAGCCCGACCGCCATCCTCATCGGCTGCCTGGTGGCCAtcatcctgctgctgctgctcatcATCGCCCTCATGCTGTGGCGGCTGCACTGGCGCCGGCTCCTCAGCAAG GCCGAGCGTCGGGTGTTAGAAGAAGAGCTGACGGTTCATCTCTCTGTCCCTGGGGATACCATCCTCATCAACAATCGCCCAGGCCCTCGAGAACCACCCCCTTACCAGGAGCCCCGGCCTCGTGGGAATCCACCCCACTCTGCTCCTAGTGTCCCCAATGGCTCTG CCTGCAGTGGGGACTATATGGAGCCTGAGAAGCCAGGTGCCCCGcttctgcccccacctccccagaacAGCGTCCCCCACTATGCCGAGGCTGACATTGTCACCCTGCAGGGTGTCACTGGAGGCAACACCTATGCTGTGCCTGCACTGCCCCCAGGGGCGGCTGGGGATGGGCCCCCCAGAGTGGATTTCCCTCGGTCGAGGCTCCGCTTCAAGGAGAAGCTTGGCGAGGGCCAGTTTGGGGAG GTGCACCTGTGTGAGGTGGAGAACCCTCAAGATCTGGTCAGTCTTGATTTCCCCCTCCATGTGCGCAAAGGACACCCTTTGCTGGTCGCTGTCAAGATCCTACGGCCAGATGCCACCAAGAATGCCAG GAATGATTTCCTGAAGGAGGTGAAGATCATGTCGAGGCTGAAGGACCCAAACATCATCCGGCTCCTGGGCGTGTGTGTGCAGGATGACCCCCTCTGCATGATAACCGACTACATGGAGAATGGTGACCTCAACCAGTTCCTCAGTGCCCACCAGCTAGAGGACAAGGCGGTGGAGGGGGCTGGAGATGGGGAGGCGCCCCAGGGGCCCACCATCAG CTACCCTCTGCTGCTGCATGTGGCGGCCCAGATTGCCTCGGGCATGCGGTATCTGGCCACACTCAACTTTGTGCATCGGGACTTGGCCACAAGGAACTGCCTGGTTGGGGAAAATTTCACCATCAAAATCGCCGACTTTGGCATGAGCCGTAACCTTTACGCCGGGGACTATTACCGCGTGCAGGGCCGGGCGGTGCTGCCCATCCGGTGGATGGCCTGGGAGTGCATCCTCATG GGAAAGTTCACGACTGCCAGTGATGTGTGGGCCTTTGGGGTGACCCTGTGGGAGGTACTGATGCTCTGCAGGGCCCAGCCCTTTGGGCAGCTCACCGATGAGCAAGTCATCGAGAATGCGGGGGAgttcttccgggaccagggccgGCAG GTGTACCTGTCTCGGCCCCCGGCCTGCCCGCTGGGCCTGTATGAGCTGATGCTTCAGTGCTGGAGCCGGGAGCCTGAGCAGCGACCACCCTTTTCCCAGCTGCATCGATTCCTTGCAGAAGATGCACTCAACACAGTGTGA
- the LOC130831283 gene encoding basic proline-rich protein-like, protein MGVGAASLSSLFAADPGRAADPEAGPPRRRRGARRGRRREPRTASGRRRLGSGVGRRLPRAAVGGLFRGEELGRLWPRRRLPLPVPPSARSPRARAVPSLPPPGPNRPRRSHARRRPPGPALLAAPPRPPRIPLRARAAPR, encoded by the exons atgggggtgggggcagcatcT CTCTCATCGCTCTTCGCGGCAGACCCCGGGCGGGCGGCCGACCCCGAAGCGGGGCCTcctcggcggcggcggggcgcgcgGAGGGGGAGGCGGAGGGAGCCAAGAACCGCGAGCGGGAGGCGCCGGCTGGGCTCGGGTGTCGGGAGGCGGCTCCCGCGAGCAGCTGTCGGGGGCCTGTTCcggggagaggagctggggcgGCTCTGGCCCAGgcgccgcctccccctccccgtcccccccTCCGCCCGCTCGCCGCGCGCCCGGGCCgtgccctcccttccccctcccggGCCAAATCGTCCCCGCCGCTCCCACGCCCGGCGCCGCCCTCCCGGCCCCGCGCTCCTCGCCGCCCCGCCACGCCCACCCCGCATTCCCTTGCGCGCCCGGGCCGCCCCCAGGTAA
- the DDR1 gene encoding epithelial discoidin domain-containing receptor 1 isoform X3, producing the protein MVARLVRFYPRADRVMSVCLRVELYGCLWKDGLLSYTAPVGQTMYLSEAVHLNDSTYDGHTTHTVGGLQYGGLGQLADGVVGLDDFRKSQELRVWPGYDYVGWSNHSFPSGYVEMEFEFDRLRAFQAMQVHCNNMHTLGARLPGGVECRFKRGPAMAWEGEPVRHALGGSLGDPRARTVSVPLGGRVGRFLQCRFLFAGPWLLFSEISFISDVVNDSSLALGGTFAPAPWWPPGPPPTNFSSLELEPRGQQPVAKAEGSPTAILIGCLVAIILLLLLIIALMLWRLHWRRLLSKAERRVLEEELTVHLSVPGDTILINNRPGPREPPPYQEPRPRGNPPHSAPSVPNGSALLLSNPAYRLLLATYARPPRGPGPPTPAWAKPTNTQACSGDYMEPEKPGAPLLPPPPQNSVPHYAEADIVTLQGVTGGNTYAVPALPPGAAGDGPPRVDFPRSRLRFKEKLGEGQFGEVHLCEVENPQDLVSLDFPLHVRKGHPLLVAVKILRPDATKNARNDFLKEVKIMSRLKDPNIIRLLGVCVQDDPLCMITDYMENGDLNQFLSAHQLEDKAVEGAGDGEAPQGPTISYPLLLHVAAQIASGMRYLATLNFVHRDLATRNCLVGENFTIKIADFGMSRNLYAGDYYRVQGRAVLPIRWMAWECILMGKFTTASDVWAFGVTLWEVLMLCRAQPFGQLTDEQVIENAGEFFRDQGRQVYLSRPPACPLGLYELMLQCWSREPEQRPPFSQLHRFLAEDALNTV; encoded by the exons ATGGTGGCCCGACTGGTTCGCTTCTATCCCCGGGCGGACCGGGTCATGAGCGTCTGTCTGCGAGTGGAGCTCTACGGCTGCCTCTGGAAGG ATGGACTCCTGTCTTACACGGCCCCTGTGGGGCAGACGATGTACTTATCTGAGGCCGTGCACCTCAACGACTCCACCTACGATGGACACACCACGCACACCGTTGGCGG GCTGCAGTACGGAGGTCTGGGCCAGCTGGCAGATGGCGTGGTGGGGCTGGATGACTTCAGGAAGAGCCAGGAGCTACGAGTCTGGCCGGGCTATGACTATGTGGGATGGAGCAATCACAGCTTCCCCAGCGGCTACGTGGAGATGGAGTTTGAGTTTGACCGGCTGAGGGCCTTCCAGGCCATGCAG gtccaCTGTAACAACATGCACACGCTGGGAGCCCGCTTGCCTGGCGGGGTGGAGTGTCGCTTCAAGAGGGGCCCTGCCATGGCCTGGGAGGGGGAGCCTGTGCGCCATGCTCTGGGGGGAAGCCTGGGGGACCCCAGAGCCCGGACTGTGTCAGTGCCCCTGGGCGGCCGCGTGGGCCGCTTTCTGCAGTGCCGCTTCCTCTTTGCTGGGCCGTGGTTACTCTTCAGCGAAATTTCCTTCATCTCTG atGTTGTAAATGACTCCTCCCTGGCTTTGGGGGGCACCTTTGCACCAGCCCCCTGGTGGCCACCCGGCCCACCTCCCACCAACTTCAGCAGCTTGG AGCTGGAGCCCAGGGGCCAGCAGCCCGTGGCCAAGGCCGAGGGGAGCCCGACCGCCATCCTCATCGGCTGCCTGGTGGCCAtcatcctgctgctgctgctcatcATCGCCCTCATGCTGTGGCGGCTGCACTGGCGCCGGCTCCTCAGCAAG GCCGAGCGTCGGGTGTTAGAAGAAGAGCTGACGGTTCATCTCTCTGTCCCTGGGGATACCATCCTCATCAACAATCGCCCAGGCCCTCGAGAACCACCCCCTTACCAGGAGCCCCGGCCTCGTGGGAATCCACCCCACTCTGCTCCTAGTGTCCCCAATGGCTCTG CGTTGCTGCTCTCCAATCCAGCCTACCGTCTCCTTCTGGCCACTTACGCCCGCCCCCCTCGAGGCCCGGGCCCCCCCACACCCGCCTGGGCCAAACCCACCAACACCCAGG CCTGCAGTGGGGACTATATGGAGCCTGAGAAGCCAGGTGCCCCGcttctgcccccacctccccagaacAGCGTCCCCCACTATGCCGAGGCTGACATTGTCACCCTGCAGGGTGTCACTGGAGGCAACACCTATGCTGTGCCTGCACTGCCCCCAGGGGCGGCTGGGGATGGGCCCCCCAGAGTGGATTTCCCTCGGTCGAGGCTCCGCTTCAAGGAGAAGCTTGGCGAGGGCCAGTTTGGGGAG GTGCACCTGTGTGAGGTGGAGAACCCTCAAGATCTGGTCAGTCTTGATTTCCCCCTCCATGTGCGCAAAGGACACCCTTTGCTGGTCGCTGTCAAGATCCTACGGCCAGATGCCACCAAGAATGCCAG GAATGATTTCCTGAAGGAGGTGAAGATCATGTCGAGGCTGAAGGACCCAAACATCATCCGGCTCCTGGGCGTGTGTGTGCAGGATGACCCCCTCTGCATGATAACCGACTACATGGAGAATGGTGACCTCAACCAGTTCCTCAGTGCCCACCAGCTAGAGGACAAGGCGGTGGAGGGGGCTGGAGATGGGGAGGCGCCCCAGGGGCCCACCATCAG CTACCCTCTGCTGCTGCATGTGGCGGCCCAGATTGCCTCGGGCATGCGGTATCTGGCCACACTCAACTTTGTGCATCGGGACTTGGCCACAAGGAACTGCCTGGTTGGGGAAAATTTCACCATCAAAATCGCCGACTTTGGCATGAGCCGTAACCTTTACGCCGGGGACTATTACCGCGTGCAGGGCCGGGCGGTGCTGCCCATCCGGTGGATGGCCTGGGAGTGCATCCTCATG GGAAAGTTCACGACTGCCAGTGATGTGTGGGCCTTTGGGGTGACCCTGTGGGAGGTACTGATGCTCTGCAGGGCCCAGCCCTTTGGGCAGCTCACCGATGAGCAAGTCATCGAGAATGCGGGGGAgttcttccgggaccagggccgGCAG GTGTACCTGTCTCGGCCCCCGGCCTGCCCGCTGGGCCTGTATGAGCTGATGCTTCAGTGCTGGAGCCGGGAGCCTGAGCAGCGACCACCCTTTTCCCAGCTGCATCGATTCCTTGCAGAAGATGCACTCAACACAGTGTGA